One window from the genome of Crassostrea angulata isolate pt1a10 chromosome 2, ASM2561291v2, whole genome shotgun sequence encodes:
- the LOC128171978 gene encoding collagen alpha-1(VIII) chain-like yields the protein MDLHRIIAVFLVTGMVNAINVTSHGQQSQFEELKHEVEDLSRSLTSALTYIHQKLDGTSVGKQPVAFSACLGSTGPPKTLAPHQPVDFNSVIFNEGGAYNFHQGIFRAPVSGVYHFAVNFMCTPPGDCWLEIVKDGSRLVYTYASGSEHNVGSTEVNIRLDAGQGVWCRSPMTQGHTTLHPEGKYSCFSGHLIS from the exons ATGGATCTTCATCGGATAATCGCCGTTTTTCTTGTTACAGGAATGGTGAACGCCATCAATGTAACATCGCATGGTCAACAATCTCAGTTTGAAGAGTTAAAACACGAAGTGGAGGACCTATCCAGAAGCCTGACTTCAGCCCTCACTTATATACATCAAAAAT TGGATGGTACCTCTGTAGGAAAGCAGCCCGTGGCTTTCTCGGCTTGTCTTGGATCCACTGGCCCTCCTAAAACGCTTGCCCCCCATCAACCCGTTGATTTTAACAGTGTGATTTTTAACGAAGGCGGGGCTTACAACTTCCATCAAGGAATCTTCCGAGCGCCTGTCAGCGGTGTTTATCACTTCGCTGTAAATTTCATGTGCACTCCGCCTGGGGATTGCTGGCTCGAAATTGTTAAGGATGGCAGTCGGTTGGTCTATACTTACGCTAGCGGAAGTGAACACAATGTGGGTTCCACTGAAGTCAATATAAGATTAGATGCGGGACAGGGCGTGTGGTGTCGCAGCCCGATGACGCAGGGGCACACAACTCTTCACCCCGAAGGAAAATATTCCTGTTTCTCAGGTCAtctcatttcataa
- the LOC128173987 gene encoding uncharacterized protein LOC128173987 yields MHINTIDNAVQKSPQRKDWKIIQTKTMTEDVSVSGIPTHKNNLTEAERILVIALLSALSILIICLIILITLVCRRNMKPLKSSYLRSNSRMNPGSPVLTGNHPRLSVSRLNTRYSDVDFQRSRDVIDNTDMSSSQMYFKNQTFRSDSDDVIENGRVSEILYDTPRTSPMVRPKFY; encoded by the exons ATGCACATCAACACGATAGATAATGCAG TCCAAAAATCACCGCAACGGAAAGATTGGAAAATCATACAAACTAAAACTATGACGGAGGACGTTTCCGTTTCCGGGATACCGACCCATAAAAACAACCTGACGGAAGCAGAGAGGATTCTGGTCATTGCTCTTCTGTCCGCACTCAGCATCCTTATTATTTGTCTCATCATTCTGATCACACTTGTATGCAGAAGGAATATGAAACCTTT AAAGAGTTCTTATCTCAGATCCAATTCCAG aatgAACCCAGGAAGCCCCGTTCTCACTGGGAATCATCCTAGACTTTCTGTCTCTCGGTTAAACACACGTTACAGTGACGTAGATTTCCAAAGGAGTCGTGACGTAATAGATAATACAGATATGTCATCAAGCcaaatgtatttcaaaaacCAGACATTTCGATCGGATAGTGATGACGTCATTGAAAATGGACGGGTTTCCGAAATACTCTATGATACCCCTCGTACGTCTCCAATGGTGCGACCGAAATTCTATTGA